The genomic region GACTACAAGCCGGTGCCCGCCCAGATGGCGATGTTCAACGGGTTCGAGGCGTTGACGACCACCTGTGAGCGCATCGCCGCATTTCCGTTCGCCGGCGAGGGCGTGGCCGACTACCTCATCGGCAAGAGCCTGAAGGCGGGCACCGTGCCGGAGTGGGTCACCGGCCCCTACCAGAAGATCCACGACGACGAGGAGGAGCACGGCAACTATCCCTTCGACCTGCTCGTCAAGTACGCCACCACCCCCGAGATCCAGGATCGCGTGGCGCGCGCCGTGGAGATGAGCCTCATGCTCCGGCGCCAGTACTTCGACAATCTCGATCGCTGGGTCTACCAGGATAGCTGGTCGTAGCGGACGGAGGTCGCCGCCGTCACGGCAGCAGGAGCCGGGACCGCAGCAGCGCCCGGCGGATGCGCTCCCGTTCGTCGTCGCCGATGCGCCTGAGGGGTGGGCGCACGACCGCCTTGTCGATGCGTCCCAGGAGCGCCAGCGCTTCCTTCATGCGGTTGTGCATGTCCACGAAGGGCGGCGCGTAGAACACTTCCACCAGTGGAGCCAGGCGGTCGTTGAGAAGGCGGCCGGCATCCAGGTCACCGGCCTGCACCGCCCGGAACAACTCCGTGTGCAGGTCCGCGGTCACGCTGCCCATTCCCGAGATGGAGCCGTCGGCGCCCAGGACATAGCTCGCGAACAGCGACATGGTGTAGCTGCTCAGCATGGCCACGGGCCGGCCGGTGCCGCGCAGCGCGCGCAGGTTGGCCTCCAGCGCCACCATGTCGTTGCTCCAGTCCTTGACTGCCACCACGCGGTCGATCTCCGCCAGTCGCGCCAGGGTCTCCGGGTCGTAGCCGATGCCGATGGCCGGGGGATACTCGAACACGATGAGCGGCAGGTCGGTGGCCTCGGCGATGGTCTCGAAATGGACGACGGCCATCTCGGGCCGTAGCCGTGCTCCCCACATGAACAGCGTCGGCGGAAAGACCAGGAGTCCGGCCGCGCCCTCGGCCTTGGCGTCCCTGGCAAGCTCCGCCGCCTCCAGCGTGTTGTCCGTGTAGATTCCCGAGATGAGCTCGACCCGGTCGCCCACCGCGTCGGCGGCGATGGCCAGCGCCCGGCGCCGCTCCTCCCGGTTCAGCGACGACACCTCGCCCGCGTGCCCGTTGCAGACGATGGCGTCGACGCCGTCCACGGCGGCCAGCCACGAGAGATGTTTCCGGTAGTTCACCTCGTCGAACGAAAGGTCCTCGTTGAAGGGCAGCAGGTTGGCCGGAATGGCGCCGCTGAAGCGGAGAGCGCTGGTCATGGTACACCTCCTACGCCGTCACTATAGATTGCCCGAGACTTGCCGACAAGGAAATAGAGGGCCTGCGAAGAGGGGAGGAAATGCTCGATGACCCGGTTACAGCTATTGACTAGTGGCAATAAACTATCCTATATTCGCCAGATGGCGAAAACTGCTTCTCTGTCGCACTACACGCGGGCTCCTTGGCCGGAAATAAGCGACCGCGAAACCACGGCCATGCTCCGCGCTTTCTTCAATCTAATGGAGCGGTGGCAGCTCAACGACCGCCAAGGGCGGATTCTGTTGGGCGACCCCGCCGCACGGACCTACGCGCGTTGGAAAGTCGGGCAGGTGGAGGCGTCGCGCATCTCGCGAGACACTCGCGAGCGTCTGTCCATGCTGATGGGCATTCACAAGAGCCTTCGCCATCTGTTCCGCAATCCGTCGCGGGGCTACGACTGGCTGCGCAAGCCCAACCGTGCATTCGGCGGCACGTCGGTGCTGGATCGGCTGCTGGCAGGTTCCATCCCGGACTTGGCGGCGGTGCGGGTCTACCTCGACGCGGAGCGCGGCGGTTGGTGATCCCGCGCCGGAGCCGGGTCCGCTGGCAACGCGCGTTCCGCCTCGTCCGCTCCATCTATCCGCCGGTGAATCTGTTCGAGGACATCGCCGATCCGGCCGACTGGGAGCTGCTCGCCGAGGCCGAAGCCAAGACCGATCCACGGTTGCGAGACGATGCCGGCGTTATCCGCATGGTGCCGCCCGCGCGTCGGGTTTCCGGTCCCGGCGCCGGTTGGGTGATGGGATCGTTCTGCCACGTCTCGAGGGACCGGCCCAGCCGGTTCAGCGATGGCGGCTACGGGGTCTACTACGCGGGCGACCGCTTCGATGTGGCGTTGGCGGAAACGGTGTACCACTTCGAGCGTTTCATGGCCGCTACGGAAGAAGAACCCGCCACCGCGGACTACCGCGAGTTGGTCGGCCCCATCGACGCGGAACTCCATGACCTGCGCGGCGCGGAAGTCTTCCGGGCAGCCCTCGACCCCGGCGACTACACCGCCGGACAGGCATTGGCCGCGGAACTGCGCGAAAACCACGCGAGCAACGGCATCGTCTATCCGAGCGTCCGCTACCCCCGTGGCGAGGCCGTGGCCGCGTTTTGGCCGGACGTTGTCGGCATACCGGTCCCGGGCCGGCATCTTTGTTACCGCTGGGACGGCCGCCGGGTGGACGCATGGCTCGTGTACGGTGAGGAGGACTGGCGGCTCACCCAGGTAGAAGATGATTGAGGTCACGTTCCGGGTCTTGCCCGGGCAAAGTGAGGGTACAAGTGCGGTGAAAATGACAGTTGATAGGTGGTGAAACCGTCAATAGGGTGTGGGGGCGAAAGCGTACAGGCCACTAATGCGTGTCGAAGATCTCCTGGTAGCGCACGATTGCCGCCACCGATGCCTCGCGTTCCCGCGCGGTGGGGTTGCGGGGGTTGCGTGCCTTGGGCAGGCGTCCCAGGCGCAGCATGGCGGCGCGCAGCAGCACGCGCGCCTTGGTGGCGTCGAGGTTGCTCCCCTCGATGGTGAGATCGTTGGGATTGGAGGGCAGGGCGCCTTCCGGGTCGCCGCGGCTCACCCGCACCACCGGCATGCCGTGGCAGGTTGCGATGGCGAGGGCCGCGGTCTGGCTGTGGAGCGCCGAGCCCGTGCCCGCTCCTCCCTCCAGCACAAAGCCATGGAACCGCGGCGCCCCCGGCTCCGCGGACGCTTGCTGCGCGAGGCCACGTTCGATGCGCGCCATGATGTCCACTTCCACGTCCGGGTCCGCCGTGTCTTCCTCCGCCATGTAGTGGCCGTACTTCACCATGTGCACGGGTGCGATGGCGTCGCCGCGCAGGGAGCCGTCGCTGTCCTTGATGCGGATGCTCACGGTCTCGGGGCTGTCGCCGTATTCCTGGAAGCGGGCCTCGGCGGGCAGGTCCTTCACCGCGAGGGCGGACGTGCCCGTGGTCCGGTACGCGGGACGGAACCACACGCGCACCTCGGGACTCGCGCTCCCGAGCACGCCGCCGTGTCCGCCCGTGGCGCGGTAGCCGCCCGGCCGCGCGTCGCCCTTCTTGAAGTTGCGCGCCGCGAATATCTGCTCGTCCACGATGCCCACAGCGCCGAGTCCCGTGCCGAAGCCCGAGGCGATATAGCGCGTCGCGTCCACGATGTTGTGGTCGCCGTCGTTGGCGAGGGAGCCGTGGGGACGCTGTGACGAGATGCCCACGAAGGGTAGGGTGGTGTCCAGCACCAGGCTCAGCCAGTAGAGGGTTTCCTCGACGTGGGGGCTGCCTTCCAGCCAGATGAAGCCGTCGTAACGCCCCGAGTCGATGGTCTGCTGGACCACGTTGACCGCCCGGGCCATGGCCGAACCGGGCAGGAACTTGCCCAGGGGCCTGGGGCTGTAGGGGAAGAAGTCGCGCCCGGCCACCTCTCCCTGCTGCAAGTAGCCCGCCGGGGGGAGCACGCGCACGAAGTCGAACTCCGCCAGCCGGTCCAGCTCGCTCGCCGCCCCGTCGTGGCCGCGCCCGCCCAGCCCACGGTCGATGTCCTCGAACAGCCGCGACGCATCCGGGAAGAAGGTTTGCCGCCCGCCGTAGCCGATGGCCGCGTCGCGCAGGTCGCTCTCCTCGAAAGGCGTTCCGTCACCGGAGCCGTCGGCGCGGCGCGCCACGTAGGGCAGGGGATAGGCGCCGTCCTCGGGGCGCAACTCCACCTCGTAGTACGGCTTGCCGTCATCGTGGTAGACCGCGGCCGCGTCGGACTCCAGCGGGTGCGCGCTGAACTTCTCGATGCGCACCCGCACGGGCTCGTGCAGGCGCTGGGGAACGAGGTGGTCGAACCGGCCATCCAGTTGCCGGTCGCCCGCCATCCGCCCCTTGTTGCTCGTCACCAGCGCGGGCGTGTTGGCGATGGTGGCGCGCGGTCCCGAGAACACCGCGATGCGTGGCTTGGGCATGGAAAGCCTCCGTCAGAAAACGACCCGCCCCTCCGCCCACGCCCGGATCAGGTGGTGGGCGATGGCGACGGGGTCGGGCACGCGCAGGTTGGGGTTCTCGCCGGCCAAGGCGGACAGGATCTCCTCCCGCGTGAACCAGCGCACGTCGGTCATCTCTTCGTCGTCCTTGGCGATGTCGGTGGTCAGGGCCTTGCCGTGGCAGCCGATCATGAGGGAGGAGGGGAAGGGCCAGGGTTGGGAGGAGTGGTAGCGCACTTCGCCCACGGTGATGCCGGCTTCCTCCTTGACTTCCCGCCGCACGGCCTCCTCGATGCACTCGGCCTGGTCGATGAAGCCCGCCAGCGCGGAGTAGCGGCCGGACCGTGCCAGACGCCCGCGCGACTGCCCCAGCAGGGCGCGCTCGCCGTCGGTGACGACCATGATGGCCACGGGGTCTGTGCGCGGGAAGTGCTCGGCGTTGCACGCGTTGCACTTGCGCACCTGGCCGCCCCGCCCCTGCACGGTGGGACCGCCGCACACGCCGCAGAAGCGGTGCCGGCGGTGCCAGTCCACCTGCGCCTTGCTCTGGGCCAGGATGCCCACGTCCTCGGGCTTGAGCTGGGCGGCCGCGGCCCGCGCCTCGACGAAGCCCCAGGGCTCCACGAGGCTCAGCGCCTGGAGCGGTTCTTCGACCGCGGAAACGTCCAACGCGAAGTGGGCTGTGCCGTCCATGAGACCGAGGAACACGGGCGGTACGTCAACGCCCAGTTTTGCGATGTCAGCGGGCTTCACCCACCCGAGTTCCGCGCTGTCGCCGTTGCGCAACAGGATGTCAAGTTGCCACAGGGGCAGGAAGCGGGAACGCGGGTCGCGCGCCGTCCGCCTGAGCCAGTCCTCGTCCCGGCGCTGCACGTCGCCCCGGTCCAGGGGATTGCCGGAAAAAACGTGTGTCGTCATGTCTCCCCGCCCACCTCCTGGATTGCCGCTTCCGCGGGAATGACGATTCGGGGCGTCGGCACCATGTCTACACGAGTCCCCAGGTGCGCCGCAGCCACCATTCCGCGCCCAGCAGCAGCACCGCCAGCGCGAACAGCAGCGGCTCGTTCCACAAGGCCACGCGGCTGCGCGCCACGATGCGGGACGGCGCGGCCTGCTCCATCAAGCGCTCGAACTCCGACCAGTGGGCGTCGGTCAGGGAGGCGGCGGGGACAAACAACCCTTGGGTGCGCGCGGCCACGGTTTGCAGCAGCTCCGGCCGCGGCCGGCCGTCGTCGTTCTCCTCCGAAGGCAGCGCCACGAGGAAGTTGTGGGCGGCGTCTCCCAAGGGCTGTCCCGCCGCCGCGGCCCGCGCCACGATGCGGTGGGAGCCTTCCACGCGCGGCGTGAACTCGGCGCGGTACTCGCCGGGCTGATCGGTGGGCGACGCTTCCAGCGGCGACTGTTCGCCCTCCGGCCCGGTCGTCACCACCTGCAGCACCGGGTCCTTGGCCGGGGTGTGGTCGTCGCGCAACACCCGGATGCGGAACTCGTGCTTTTCTCCGGGCTGCCGGGAGCCGCCCACCGCGAGGATCTGCACCTGGTTGAAGGCGGGTTCCCGGGCGAGCCAGCGGACGCTGTTGCGGATCAGCTTCAGGTGGAGTTGAGGATTCTGGTTGCGTCCCACCGCGTCGAAGTTCCAGCGCCACAGATCGTCGCTGGCGAAAGCCAGCGAACGCCCGTCGTGGTAGCGCCGCACGGTCAGCAGCGGCATCTGCCGTCCGCGCAGGTCCGCCGAGAGCAGCACTTCGCCGTCGGCCTGCGCCACCTCGTTGAGGGTGGTCAGCGGCGGCAGGGTGCTCCATGCCTCCTCGTTGGCCTCCGGGTCGGCGAAGACCCGCGTGAGCGGGTGCGCCCTGCCCGCCGGCGTCAGGCCGGGACGCGCGGCCACGCCGGTGCGGAAGGCGCCGCGCCCGTCGAGCTTGACCGGCAACACGGTACTGAGGGCCGTCTGATGGTAGCCGCCGCGGTCGAACGCGCGCGCGCCGCCGAGCATGGCGATGCCGCCGCCGTCGCGCACGAAGTCCCGGATGTTCTCGAAATAGAGCGGATTGAAGTAGGTGCGGTGCGAGAAGTCGTCGAGAATCAGCACGTCGAAGTTCTTCAGTTCCTCTATGAAGATCTCGTCGATGGGGAAGGGGATCAGGCTCATCTCGTTCTCGCGCACGTCCACCACGTCGCTCGGGGTGCGCAGGAAGACGAACGACACCAGCTCCAGGTACGGGTCCTGCTTCAGCGCGAAGCGGAGGAAGCGGTAGTTCCACGAGGGCGATCCGGAAAGGGTCAGCACCCGGAGCTTGTCGCGCCGTACCTCCATGCGGAACGCCTTGCGGTTGTTGCGGGCGATGCTCTCGTCCGCCTGCTCGGGCAGCGTCAGTGTGAAGCCGTGGGTCCCCAGCTCTCGCGGCGTGTAGTTCAGCGTGACGCGGTTCTCGTAGGCGTCGCGGTCGATGGTGATGGGGTGCGTGGAGATCAGGTTCCGGCCCAGGTTGAAGTAGAGCGGTACCTGGACCCCGGCCATGCCGAAGGCCTGGATGGTGAACTCGATGGCGGTGGCGCGCCCGCGGAAGGCCATCTCCGGCGTGCGCAGGCCGGTGATGCGCAGGTCCCTGAAGCCGTCGGTTTCGCCCACGCCGATGGTCATGACGGGCCGGGGGTGGCCGGTGAACCCGTCGAGGGCGTCGGGCGGGTTGACGATGCCGTCGGACACGACCACGACCCCGGCGGCGTCCGGTTCGTTCTCACTCACCTGCCCCAGTGCGTAAAACAAACGGCTGGCTCCGCCGGCGGCGCTCACTTCAGCGAGGGCGTCCGGCTCGAAGGGCGCCGTCTCGCGGTCATAGGCGTAGAACTTGAGGTCGTAGCTGCCGGCCAGCCCGCGAGTGAGCCCCGACGCCGCAAGAGTCTCCTTGGCCGCGTCCAGCCGGGTGGCGTCTCCCTCGCCCGATGGGAGCTTCATGCTCTCGGAGGAATCCAGCAGCACCACCAGCGGGCGCCGCAGCGAGGTGGGGTCCTCCACCGTGCGCGCCGGCCCCAGGAGGAACAGCAGCAACAGCGCGTAGACCAGGCCCCGCAGGAGGGTCAGCAGCGAAGCCTTGCCGAGGCCCAGGCTCCGGTGCAGGAACCGGAACTGATGCACCAGGAAGCCCGCCCCCGCCAACGCCAGCACGGCCGTCAGCCACCACGGAACCCCGCCGCCCAGTACGATGTCCGACATTCCCGCCATACCGTCCTACTGCGTCAACCGCCGCCGTATGAACGGCACGTGGATCAGGTCCTGCTTGTAGTTGCCGGTCATGGAGTAGAGGATGATGTTGACGCCGAGATGGAACGCGTCACGCCGCTGCTCCTCGCCGTTGGGGACGCAGGGGTGGCTCCAGCGCCCCAGCCCGTCGCGTTCCCAGGCGCCGCCCAGGTCGTTGTGGCAATACACCACCGGCGTGGTCTCCCCGAGGTGGATCCCCTCCAGGTAGGAGCTTGTGGCGACGCGGCCGCCGATCCTGCGTATCAGGTAGTAGCTCCGCAAGAGCGCGTGGGTCAGGGGCACCTTCCGGATCTCCTGCTCCGGGAACACGCGTTTCATCTCCGCGCGGAAGCGCCGGTCGAAGCCGTACCCCAGTTGTCCGAGGGTGTTGTCGGCGAGCAGGAAGCCGCCGAAGGAGAGGAAGCGCCGCAGATTTCCCACCTCTGCCTCGGAGAACGGCTGGAAGTCGTACTTCCCCGCCATGTAGAGGAACGGGTACGAGAACAGCTCCGGGTCCGTGAGGCCGACCACCCGCCGCTCGCGCTCCGCCTCCACGCTGGTGCGGCGCATCAGCTCTTCCATCATGGGCGTGGTGGCGCGCGGGCGCGGGTCCCAGTCCCCGCCGCGGTAGCGTACCTGCGCGAAGACGAACTGGATACGGCGGCCGGTTTGCCCCGCCGCGGCCGATTGCGCCGCCACCGGTCTTGCCGGCAGGCCCCAGGCGCCGCCGGCCGCCGTTCCCAGCAAACCTTGCAGGAACCGTCGCCTATTCATAGTTTCGTTGTCCCAGCCAGCCCTCGAACAGCAGCGTCGCCATCAGCAACACCACCAGGGCCAGCGCGAGATCGGTGCGGCTGCCGCCCGCGGACAGGGCGCCCGCCGCCATGACCTCGTGGTTGACCGGGCCGAGCTTCCGTTCCAGTTCCTCGGCGCCCATGCGCTCGAGACGCGATTCGAGCACCGGCGGGTTCACCGCGTACAGCCCGGGCACGTCCACGTCGGCCGACGGCGGCACCACCCGGTAAATGCCCGCGAAGTGATTGCCGTCGAAGGCCCCGGCCGCCTTGCCGCCGGCGGCCGTGATCGTCACCGCCTTCTCCGACCGTCTGGGGTCGACGACCCGGAGGTCCATGCCGGCGTGGGCGGGCGCGACGGTCCACTGCTTGGCCTCGCCCGCTGTGATGCCCGTATCCACCGATCCTCGGCTGCCGCCGGCCAGGTACGAGACCAGGGACTGGACCAGCGGCACGTAGGCGGTCTTGAGCGGCAGGTTGCTCCAGGCGCTGTCGGCGCTCGTGGTGAGCACCAGGACACGGCCCTTGCCCACCTTCCTTTCGACCAGCAGCGGTTGCCCGTTGCCGAGGCGCATGAGGACACCTTCGCTGTTGATATTCGGGGTCACCAACTCGAAGTAGGAGGAAACCCTGGCCGAGCGCAGGGAATCCAGCAGGCGCTTGTCGCCGAATGCCGCCAGCGCTGGATGAGGCGTGTCCACTTCTTCCACACCGACGTTCTGGTCCAGGGGCACCCGCCGCCGTTCGCCCAAGATGCCGGGCAGGAGCGACGTGAGACCGCGCAGGTCCGGCAGGGGGACGCCCGGGACTGCCAGGGGGCCGCGCCATAGGAGCGTGTTATACTCCTGCGCGATCACCCGGTCGCCCAAGGCCAACAGCAAGCCGCCGCCGCCCTCCACGAAGGCCATGAGCCGTTTCGCGAGGTCCAAGGTCATGTGCGGCACGTTGGCCAGTACCACGACCTGGTAGCTTTCGGGGTTCACCTGCTCCAGCGCCCCGGAAAGGATCACCTCCGGCAGCAGCACGGAGTTCGCCAGGTCGCCCGTGGGATTGAGGGCGCGGCTCAGGAAGAAGGTCTCGCTCGCCACCAGGGCGCGCTGGGGGTCTCCGTCCACCAGCAGCACGTTCAGGCGGTCACGGGTATGGATGGTGAAGTAGTGGCGCCGATTCCCCGAAAATCCGTCGCCGTGGAGCGAGACGTAGCCGGAATGGCTCCCCGGCCGCTCCAGATTGAAACGGAAACCCACCGTGGACTCCGCGCCCTCCGCCAGCGTCACCTGCTTCTCGTCGCGCACCTTGTCGTCAATGGTGAGGCGCGCGGTGACGTCCGGGATCTCGCCGGCGCCGAAGTTCACCACCGTGGCGGCGAGCTCGATGTCGAGTCCCGGAGCCACGTGCGCGGCGCGTGCCTCCAGTCCTTTGATGGTCGCGCTCGGCGGCGTTTCGACGGCGCCCACGGTGACGATCTTCACCGGCACCGTGGGGTCGTACTCGCCCACGGCCGGCAAGGACAGCCGGTCCCAGCCCGCTACGCCGAGGTCCGTGACCACCCAAAGCGCCTTCTGTCCGCCGGCCCCGCGCAAGAGTCCGTAGGCGGTGCGCAACGCGCCCGTGAGGTCCGCGGTGCCGGCGGTGACGGCCAGAGGCCGCAGGTCCTTGAGCGTGGCTTCCTCGGGCGCCCTGAGCGCCGCCGCTGTCGAGCCGACGGGATTGGTGGCGATGACCGCCGCGCGGTCGCCCTCGTCCAGCGCCTCCAGGATGCGGGCTGCGGCTTCCTTGGCTTCGTCGAACGGGGCGCCGTCGTCGCGCACCTGCATGCTCTGCGAGTTGTCCACGATGATGGCAGTAGTGAGGGGCGCGCCGCGGGCCGCGAGACCGACCCCGGACTCCCACAAAGGATGCGCTAGCAACAGCGCCAGCAGGAGCACCGCCAGCGTGCGCACCGCCAGCAGGAGCCAGTTGCGCAGGTTGTAGGTGCGCGCCACGCGCCGTTGCGAGATGAGCACGAAGCGCACCGCGGGGAAGCGCAGGCGCTTCTGCTGGCGCCGGTTGAGCAGGTGGATCACCAGCGGGATCACGCCCGCCGCCAGGGCCACGAGGTAGAGCGGGTAGAGGAACGCCAGGTTACTTCCTCCAGCTCAGGTAGCTCACCAGGGCCTGGTCCAGCGGCGTGGCCGTGGACACCAGTTGGTAGTCGATGGCGTACTGGTGACAGCCCGACCGCAGCGTGTCGATGTGGTTCGTCACGACTCGCCGGTACTCCGCCTGGATGGCCTTGGGATCGGCGGTGACCCGGAGTCCCGGGTCCTCGATGTCCTCGAACCGGGTGTTGCCCGAGAAGGGCAGGGTCAGCTCGGTCTCGTCCATGACGTGGAAGACCAGCACGTCGTTGCCCTTGAAGCGGAACAGGCGCAGCCCCTGGAGCACCGACTCGGCGTCGTCCAGCAGGTCCGACACCAGCACCACGAGACCCCGCCGGCGGATGCCACCGGCCACCTCCAGCAGCACCTTGCCCACGTCGGTGTCGCCACGGGTGGTCTCGGCCTCGAGCCGCTGCAGCAACTCCACCACGTAGCCGCGCGTGGCCTTGGGCGGAAGCTGCGAGTCGATGCGGTCGGAGAAGGTGGTGAGCCCGGCCGCGTCCTGCTGGCGGAGGATCAGGTAGGCCAGCGACGCCACCAGGATGCAGCCGTACTGGAACTTGGTGAGGGCGCCGGAGGCATAGTCCATGGAGCCGCTCACGTCCAGCAGCAGATGCGTCTTGAGGTTGCTCTCGTCTTCGAATTCCTTGATGAAGAGGCGGTCAAGCTTGCCCAGCGCCTTCCAGTCGATGCGCCGGATCTCGTCGCCGGGGGAGTACTCGCGGTGCTGCTCGAACTCGACGCTGAACCCCTTGGCGCGGCTCCGGTGAAGGCCCGCCATGACGCCTTCC from Deltaproteobacteria bacterium harbors:
- the nudC gene encoding NAD(+) diphosphatase, which codes for MTTHVFSGNPLDRGDVQRRDEDWLRRTARDPRSRFLPLWQLDILLRNGDSAELGWVKPADIAKLGVDVPPVFLGLMDGTAHFALDVSAVEEPLQALSLVEPWGFVEARAAAAQLKPEDVGILAQSKAQVDWHRRHRFCGVCGGPTVQGRGGQVRKCNACNAEHFPRTDPVAIMVVTDGERALLGQSRGRLARSGRYSALAGFIDQAECIEEAVRREVKEEAGITVGEVRYHSSQPWPFPSSLMIGCHGKALTTDIAKDDEEMTDVRWFTREEILSALAGENPNLRVPDPVAIAHHLIRAWAEGRVVF
- a CDS encoding RES family NAD+ phosphorylase, yielding MPRRSRVRWQRAFRLVRSIYPPVNLFEDIADPADWELLAEAEAKTDPRLRDDAGVIRMVPPARRVSGPGAGWVMGSFCHVSRDRPSRFSDGGYGVYYAGDRFDVALAETVYHFERFMAATEEEPATADYRELVGPIDAELHDLRGAEVFRAALDPGDYTAGQALAAELRENHASNGIVYPSVRYPRGEAVAAFWPDVVGIPVPGRHLCYRWDGRRVDAWLVYGEEDWRLTQVEDD
- a CDS encoding BatA domain-containing protein, with product MAFLYPLYLVALAAGVIPLVIHLLNRRQQKRLRFPAVRFVLISQRRVARTYNLRNWLLLAVRTLAVLLLALLLAHPLWESGVGLAARGAPLTTAIIVDNSQSMQVRDDGAPFDEAKEAAARILEALDEGDRAAVIATNPVGSTAAALRAPEEATLKDLRPLAVTAGTADLTGALRTAYGLLRGAGGQKALWVVTDLGVAGWDRLSLPAVGEYDPTVPVKIVTVGAVETPPSATIKGLEARAAHVAPGLDIELAATVVNFGAGEIPDVTARLTIDDKVRDEKQVTLAEGAESTVGFRFNLERPGSHSGYVSLHGDGFSGNRRHYFTIHTRDRLNVLLVDGDPQRALVASETFFLSRALNPTGDLANSVLLPEVILSGALEQVNPESYQVVVLANVPHMTLDLAKRLMAFVEGGGGLLLALGDRVIAQEYNTLLWRGPLAVPGVPLPDLRGLTSLLPGILGERRRVPLDQNVGVEEVDTPHPALAAFGDKRLLDSLRSARVSSYFELVTPNINSEGVLMRLGNGQPLLVERKVGKGRVLVLTTSADSAWSNLPLKTAYVPLVQSLVSYLAGGSRGSVDTGITAGEAKQWTVAPAHAGMDLRVVDPRRSEKAVTITAAGGKAAGAFDGNHFAGIYRVVPPSADVDVPGLYAVNPPVLESRLERMGAEELERKLGPVNHEVMAAGALSAGGSRTDLALALVVLLMATLLFEGWLGQRNYE
- a CDS encoding asparaginase domain-containing protein; this translates as MPKPRIAVFSGPRATIANTPALVTSNKGRMAGDRQLDGRFDHLVPQRLHEPVRVRIEKFSAHPLESDAAAVYHDDGKPYYEVELRPEDGAYPLPYVARRADGSGDGTPFEESDLRDAAIGYGGRQTFFPDASRLFEDIDRGLGGRGHDGAASELDRLAEFDFVRVLPPAGYLQQGEVAGRDFFPYSPRPLGKFLPGSAMARAVNVVQQTIDSGRYDGFIWLEGSPHVEETLYWLSLVLDTTLPFVGISSQRPHGSLANDGDHNIVDATRYIASGFGTGLGAVGIVDEQIFAARNFKKGDARPGGYRATGGHGGVLGSASPEVRVWFRPAYRTTGTSALAVKDLPAEARFQEYGDSPETVSIRIKDSDGSLRGDAIAPVHMVKYGHYMAEEDTADPDVEVDIMARIERGLAQQASAEPGAPRFHGFVLEGGAGTGSALHSQTAALAIATCHGMPVVRVSRGDPEGALPSNPNDLTIEGSNLDATKARVLLRAAMLRLGRLPKARNPRNPTAREREASVAAIVRYQEIFDTH
- a CDS encoding MbcA/ParS/Xre antitoxin family protein, yielding MLRAFFNLMERWQLNDRQGRILLGDPAARTYARWKVGQVEASRISRDTRERLSMLMGIHKSLRHLFRNPSRGYDWLRKPNRAFGGTSVLDRLLAGSIPDLAAVRVYLDAERGGW
- a CDS encoding DUF58 domain-containing protein; the protein is MATSEQSYFDPAVLARLSNLHLKARWVVEGVMAGLHRSRAKGFSVEFEQHREYSPGDEIRRIDWKALGKLDRLFIKEFEDESNLKTHLLLDVSGSMDYASGALTKFQYGCILVASLAYLILRQQDAAGLTTFSDRIDSQLPPKATRGYVVELLQRLEAETTRGDTDVGKVLLEVAGGIRRRGLVVLVSDLLDDAESVLQGLRLFRFKGNDVLVFHVMDETELTLPFSGNTRFEDIEDPGLRVTADPKAIQAEYRRVVTNHIDTLRSGCHQYAIDYQLVSTATPLDQALVSYLSWRK
- a CDS encoding DUF4159 domain-containing protein → MNRRRFLQGLLGTAAGGAWGLPARPVAAQSAAAGQTGRRIQFVFAQVRYRGGDWDPRPRATTPMMEELMRRTSVEAERERRVVGLTDPELFSYPFLYMAGKYDFQPFSEAEVGNLRRFLSFGGFLLADNTLGQLGYGFDRRFRAEMKRVFPEQEIRKVPLTHALLRSYYLIRRIGGRVATSSYLEGIHLGETTPVVYCHNDLGGAWERDGLGRWSHPCVPNGEEQRRDAFHLGVNIILYSMTGNYKQDLIHVPFIRRRLTQ
- a CDS encoding glutamine amidotransferase, whose product is MSDIVLGGGVPWWLTAVLALAGAGFLVHQFRFLHRSLGLGKASLLTLLRGLVYALLLLFLLGPARTVEDPTSLRRPLVVLLDSSESMKLPSGEGDATRLDAAKETLAASGLTRGLAGSYDLKFYAYDRETAPFEPDALAEVSAAGGASRLFYALGQVSENEPDAAGVVVVSDGIVNPPDALDGFTGHPRPVMTIGVGETDGFRDLRITGLRTPEMAFRGRATAIEFTIQAFGMAGVQVPLYFNLGRNLISTHPITIDRDAYENRVTLNYTPRELGTHGFTLTLPEQADESIARNNRKAFRMEVRRDKLRVLTLSGSPSWNYRFLRFALKQDPYLELVSFVFLRTPSDVVDVRENEMSLIPFPIDEIFIEELKNFDVLILDDFSHRTYFNPLYFENIRDFVRDGGGIAMLGGARAFDRGGYHQTALSTVLPVKLDGRGAFRTGVAARPGLTPAGRAHPLTRVFADPEANEEAWSTLPPLTTLNEVAQADGEVLLSADLRGRQMPLLTVRRYHDGRSLAFASDDLWRWNFDAVGRNQNPQLHLKLIRNSVRWLAREPAFNQVQILAVGGSRQPGEKHEFRIRVLRDDHTPAKDPVLQVVTTGPEGEQSPLEASPTDQPGEYRAEFTPRVEGSHRIVARAAAAGQPLGDAAHNFLVALPSEENDDGRPRPELLQTVAARTQGLFVPAASLTDAHWSEFERLMEQAAPSRIVARSRVALWNEPLLFALAVLLLGAEWWLRRTWGLV
- a CDS encoding dihydrodipicolinate synthase family protein, whose product is MTSALRFSGAIPANLLPFNEDLSFDEVNYRKHLSWLAAVDGVDAIVCNGHAGEVSSLNREERRRALAIAADAVGDRVELISGIYTDNTLEAAELARDAKAEGAAGLLVFPPTLFMWGARLRPEMAVVHFETIAEATDLPLIVFEYPPAIGIGYDPETLARLAEIDRVVAVKDWSNDMVALEANLRALRGTGRPVAMLSSYTMSLFASYVLGADGSISGMGSVTADLHTELFRAVQAGDLDAGRLLNDRLAPLVEVFYAPPFVDMHNRMKEALALLGRIDKAVVRPPLRRIGDDERERIRRALLRSRLLLP